A single Candidatus Polarisedimenticolaceae bacterium DNA region contains:
- a CDS encoding PQQ-binding-like beta-propeller repeat protein: MRRGAFSGVAGLLAITWTMVAIVAVPQTSAADKPPASSPVWATQGKYDLNRLGVGAEGKVVYARDGKHFTGLSTEDGKQKYQRELPGFEEKGWWGHVSDATYVYSNGKELIGIDIATGTDRWHASPGEGIKTDAFVLPRRGNPKAMMFAFESGVSVWDIDPGKLLWSAREPLDYDMVPDTWAREGDQDAGVLMFLKSRTVYVGANGKELWSAKDTGNRRRGGKDVANTAVVDYGRLLLVYLSKQVILLNNATGEVLASQTFPNEEAAADVEAFKAGGEDGNEPVLLTLGGRAVLADPKEGKVFAQSPEGSILGQAAGGAINGDDMAALTAVRGGDRSPNVGLHLYRINLKSGAVAWHAYNGQILDNRQIMGHIVGERVNGPFYLDKAKGVFLATSDKGARLYNWDDGKERWALDEGLPNSYRVMKYWGHNSFSIIRTMMQNRTYVPTNPAPVEGDGVIYAAGNDQIFAIDASTGKAKWTSKSKNLSLVSGLANSGGSIIVRQGIHADANDYGAPVTIVTQPLERTYVEEPEVYIDESPYGFVGLDPATGKESWSCTDFESHDYEFVGGMPKDNSICSVQAKAKKEKGCKLSKLGVGSVLYTYSVGDQIVYLGKSGMAGAVPGSCAPAWSVDGAVKKQEKIYDFTADDEDHTTGFLQKTSPAHLFTHYGNNVNVVDTASGKVILSAGKADVVKLYLAQKMVFAADGEKLAMYRLP; the protein is encoded by the coding sequence ATGCGACGTGGGGCGTTCTCAGGGGTGGCGGGTTTACTTGCGATCACGTGGACGATGGTCGCGATCGTTGCCGTGCCGCAGACTTCGGCGGCGGACAAGCCGCCGGCATCTTCGCCCGTGTGGGCGACGCAAGGGAAATACGATCTCAACCGCCTCGGGGTCGGTGCCGAGGGCAAGGTCGTGTACGCGCGTGATGGAAAGCACTTCACCGGTCTTTCCACCGAGGACGGCAAGCAGAAGTACCAGCGTGAGCTGCCCGGATTCGAGGAGAAGGGCTGGTGGGGGCACGTCAGCGATGCGACGTACGTCTACAGCAACGGCAAGGAGCTGATCGGCATCGACATCGCAACGGGCACCGACCGGTGGCACGCCTCGCCGGGCGAGGGGATCAAGACCGACGCCTTCGTCTTGCCGCGCCGGGGGAATCCGAAGGCGATGATGTTCGCCTTCGAGAGCGGCGTCTCGGTTTGGGACATCGATCCCGGGAAGCTGCTGTGGAGCGCGCGCGAGCCGCTCGACTACGACATGGTGCCCGACACCTGGGCGCGGGAAGGCGACCAGGACGCCGGCGTGCTCATGTTCCTCAAGTCACGGACCGTCTACGTCGGCGCGAACGGGAAGGAGCTCTGGTCGGCCAAGGACACCGGGAACCGCCGCCGCGGCGGGAAGGACGTCGCGAACACGGCGGTCGTCGATTACGGCCGTCTCCTGCTGGTGTATCTCTCGAAGCAGGTCATCTTGCTCAACAACGCCACCGGCGAGGTGCTCGCGTCGCAGACGTTCCCGAACGAGGAGGCGGCAGCGGACGTCGAAGCGTTCAAGGCCGGCGGCGAGGACGGCAACGAGCCGGTGCTGCTCACGCTCGGAGGGCGCGCGGTGCTCGCCGACCCGAAGGAAGGAAAGGTCTTCGCTCAATCGCCGGAGGGCTCGATCCTCGGGCAGGCCGCGGGCGGCGCGATCAACGGCGACGACATGGCGGCGCTCACGGCGGTGCGCGGGGGCGACAGGTCACCGAACGTCGGGCTGCACCTCTACCGCATCAATCTCAAGAGCGGCGCCGTCGCGTGGCACGCCTACAACGGCCAGATCCTCGACAACCGCCAGATCATGGGGCACATCGTCGGCGAGCGCGTCAACGGACCGTTCTACCTCGACAAGGCCAAAGGCGTCTTCCTCGCCACGTCGGACAAAGGTGCGCGCCTCTACAACTGGGACGACGGCAAGGAGCGCTGGGCTCTCGACGAAGGGCTCCCGAACTCGTACCGCGTGATGAAGTACTGGGGCCACAACTCGTTCAGCATCATCCGGACGATGATGCAGAACCGCACGTACGTGCCGACCAACCCGGCGCCGGTGGAAGGGGACGGCGTGATCTACGCCGCGGGGAACGATCAGATCTTCGCGATCGACGCCTCGACCGGGAAGGCGAAGTGGACGAGCAAGAGCAAGAATCTCTCGCTCGTGTCCGGCCTCGCCAACTCCGGCGGCTCGATCATCGTCCGCCAGGGGATCCATGCCGACGCCAACGACTACGGGGCCCCCGTCACGATCGTGACGCAGCCGCTCGAGCGCACGTACGTCGAGGAGCCGGAGGTGTACATCGACGAGAGCCCGTACGGCTTCGTCGGCCTCGACCCGGCGACCGGCAAGGAGTCGTGGAGCTGCACGGACTTCGAGTCGCACGACTACGAGTTCGTCGGCGGGATGCCGAAGGACAACTCGATCTGCAGCGTGCAAGCGAAGGCGAAGAAAGAGAAGGGGTGCAAGCTGAGCAAGCTCGGCGTCGGCTCCGTCCTCTACACGTACTCCGTCGGCGACCAGATCGTCTACCTCGGGAAGAGCGGTATGGCCGGAGCGGTGCCGGGATCGTGCGCGCCGGCATGGTCCGTCGACGGCGCCGTGAAGAAGCAGGAGAAGATCTACGACTTCACCGCGGACGACGAGGATCACACGACCGGCTTTCTCCAGAAGACGAGCCCGGCGCACCTGTTCACCCACTACGGGAACAACGTCAACGTCGTCGACACCGCATCGGGCAAGGTCATCCTCTCCGCGGGGAAGGCCGACGTCGTGAAGCTCTACTTGGCGCAGAAGATGGTGTTCGCCGCCGACGGTGAGAAGCTCGCGATGTACCGGTTGCCGTAG